One stretch of Candidatus Baltobacteraceae bacterium DNA includes these proteins:
- a CDS encoding molybdopterin-dependent oxidoreductase — translation MLNRRVFIGATASAIAVTGAPAFSLEEKLTIGMGGIGPSRFHPSFVKDVGLLTDLNSTNQGAPYWNLDTYITPVSEFYIRNAFPTPRPELDKRVDPRFWKLKIHGDAVEREMTISYEDLLKMPSRSMMSVMQCTGNGRTLFWEQEDMLSDPTKVTGNGWGLGGVGMGEWEYVPMSYILDLVGLKPNAKACLFWSGVDGKTPNTESDTGRPIPISELHDRPNEIGLAFKLNGMPLPADHGAPVRAFVPGWCGGASTKWLTEIKIASHDFWVRLNTTDHTLIGPDYPPPVAAPNDEFRFIRPDQLLGQPVTWQMGRSLLVLPLTLRKSPDIPENYPLARGERPVMKAGPQTLRGYAWAPNAGVRQVDVRINGGSWQSTRLTDVQPNRYSWTRFEFAFNPAPGDYVIETRTTDRKGNMQPASVPFNKGGYNFFAIPKFDIRFT, via the coding sequence ATGTTGAATCGGCGAGTTTTTATCGGCGCGACGGCGTCTGCAATCGCGGTCACGGGCGCGCCCGCGTTTTCCTTAGAAGAAAAACTAACGATCGGTATGGGCGGCATCGGACCGAGCCGGTTCCATCCATCGTTCGTCAAAGACGTCGGCTTACTGACCGATCTCAACAGTACGAATCAAGGCGCTCCGTACTGGAACCTTGACACGTACATCACTCCGGTCTCGGAATTCTATATTCGTAACGCGTTTCCAACGCCGCGTCCCGAGCTCGACAAGCGTGTCGATCCGCGCTTCTGGAAATTGAAGATTCACGGCGACGCCGTCGAGCGCGAGATGACGATCTCGTACGAAGATCTGCTGAAGATGCCGTCACGTTCGATGATGTCCGTGATGCAATGCACCGGCAACGGTCGCACGCTGTTCTGGGAACAGGAAGACATGCTCAGCGATCCCACCAAGGTGACCGGCAACGGCTGGGGACTTGGTGGCGTCGGAATGGGCGAGTGGGAATACGTACCGATGAGCTACATTCTCGATCTCGTCGGACTCAAGCCGAATGCCAAAGCGTGTTTGTTTTGGTCCGGCGTCGACGGCAAGACGCCGAATACAGAATCCGACACCGGCAGGCCGATTCCGATAAGCGAGCTGCACGATCGTCCGAACGAGATCGGTCTCGCGTTCAAGCTCAACGGCATGCCGTTGCCGGCCGATCACGGAGCACCCGTGCGCGCGTTTGTGCCCGGATGGTGTGGTGGTGCGTCGACAAAATGGCTCACTGAGATCAAAATTGCGTCGCACGATTTTTGGGTGCGCCTGAATACGACGGATCACACGCTGATTGGCCCCGATTATCCGCCGCCCGTTGCCGCGCCAAACGATGAATTCCGGTTCATCCGGCCGGATCAATTGCTCGGACAGCCCGTCACGTGGCAGATGGGGCGCTCGTTACTCGTCCTCCCGCTTACGCTGCGCAAATCGCCGGACATCCCCGAAAACTATCCGCTCGCGCGCGGTGAGCGGCCCGTGATGAAAGCCGGGCCGCAAACATTGCGCGGCTACGCATGGGCGCCGAACGCAGGCGTGCGGCAAGTCGACGTCCGCATCAACGGCGGCAGTTGGCAATCGACACGCCTCACCGACGTGCAGCCGAACCGCTATAGTTGGACGCGTTTCGAGTTTGCGTTCAATCCGGCGCCCGGCGACTATGTCATCGAAACGCGCACCACGGATCGCAAAGGAAACATGCAGCCGGCGAGCGTGCCGTTCAACAAGGGCGGCTACAATTTCTTCGCGATCCCGAAGTTCGATATTCGTTTTACCTGA
- a CDS encoding class I SAM-dependent methyltransferase gives MIETNNPFDQLAAEYDVYRSGYSRALFDILEEYGFKPGLNVLDIACGTGLASESLAKRGLKITGLDNSEAMLEKARIRLKDAGLVLGDAEKLPFPDRSFDAIVCAQAIHWMDQSKALAEMTRVTAAGGRVAIWVKKMVSDETLLTLREDAARAVGVEPPEDIMAKGFRAFYQHPFKQRHLRVIPYVIMTDIDKWLGYERTRARKSHYGAKFDRYLEALEKTMREMADGKPFQVRYSQFLYVGEV, from the coding sequence ATGATCGAAACCAACAATCCGTTCGACCAGCTAGCGGCTGAGTACGATGTGTACCGCAGCGGGTATTCGCGTGCGCTTTTCGACATTCTCGAAGAATACGGATTCAAGCCCGGGCTCAACGTGCTCGACATTGCGTGCGGCACAGGCCTTGCGTCGGAGTCGTTGGCAAAACGCGGTCTGAAGATTACGGGCCTCGATAATTCGGAAGCGATGCTCGAGAAGGCGCGCATTCGTTTGAAGGATGCCGGGCTCGTTCTGGGCGACGCAGAAAAACTTCCGTTTCCGGACCGCAGCTTCGATGCAATCGTCTGCGCGCAAGCGATCCACTGGATGGATCAATCCAAAGCGCTTGCTGAGATGACGCGCGTTACGGCAGCGGGTGGACGCGTCGCGATTTGGGTGAAGAAGATGGTAAGCGACGAGACGCTGCTCACATTGCGCGAAGATGCGGCGCGCGCGGTCGGCGTCGAACCGCCGGAAGACATCATGGCCAAGGGTTTTCGTGCTTTCTATCAGCACCCGTTCAAGCAGCGTCATCTGCGCGTCATTCCGTACGTCATCATGACCGACATCGACAAGTGGCTCGGCTACGAGCGCACACGCGCGCGCAAGAGTCATTACGGCGCGAAATTCGACCGCTATCTGGAAGCGCTCGAAAAGACGATGCGCGAGATGGCGGACGGTAAACCGTTTCAGGTTCGCTACTCGCAGTTTCTGTACGTCGGCGAGGTTTGA
- a CDS encoding NUDIX hydrolase, with protein sequence MRIKYEVSAGGLMLRRRGGTIDALLIGRGHPRIWSLPKGHVEARETHEQAAIREVREETGCWGEVLGKLSDISYWFYMNRSKHKKSVHFFLMRYLSGDTMNHDHEVDDAAWFEVRAAKKALKYVNEKRLIDLGMEYLEAHPDAIGDREDVEYVNPARESPAS encoded by the coding sequence ATGCGCATTAAGTATGAGGTCTCGGCCGGTGGTTTGATGCTCCGGCGAAGAGGCGGAACGATCGATGCATTGCTCATCGGTCGTGGACATCCGCGCATTTGGTCATTGCCTAAAGGGCACGTCGAAGCGCGCGAGACGCACGAGCAAGCCGCCATCCGCGAAGTGCGTGAAGAGACCGGCTGCTGGGGCGAGGTCCTTGGCAAGCTCTCGGATATCTCGTACTGGTTTTACATGAACCGCAGCAAGCACAAGAAGTCCGTTCACTTCTTTTTGATGCGCTATCTCTCGGGCGACACGATGAATCACGACCATGAGGTCGACGACGCAGCGTGGTTTGAGGTCCGGGCGGCGAAGAAAGCGCTCAAGTACGTCAACGAGAAGCGCCTGATCGACCTGGGAATGGAATACCTTGAAGCCCATCCCGACGCGATCGGCGACCGTGAAGACGTCGAGTACGTGAATCCGGCGAGGGAAAGCCCCGCGAGTTGA
- a CDS encoding deoxyribonuclease IV produces the protein MRLGFHVGVSRGYAETVAYAKRVGCTALQFFSGNPKTYRVAPIDTPALECFIELRRENDLTPAVIHTSYLINLASEDANAAKNSLRLLENDLAFAAVGEVAYVNTHLGSYGEGDRKAGFMRVCKALEKALAGIKPGVMLVLENSAGAGQLCGGTLEELGEFVRTLDHPQLGVCLDTAHSWAAGYAINTKDGVDQFFAQADSEIGMDRIPMFHFNDTQIPLGGHRDRHWHIGEGNIGFDGFRALLMHPEVREKTAILETPGEEADDARNMQTIQAILKGATLSSRA, from the coding sequence TTGAGGCTCGGCTTTCACGTCGGCGTCTCGCGTGGATACGCCGAGACGGTCGCGTACGCAAAGCGCGTCGGTTGCACGGCGCTGCAGTTCTTCAGCGGGAACCCGAAGACGTACCGCGTCGCGCCGATCGACACGCCGGCGCTCGAATGCTTCATCGAGCTGCGCCGCGAGAACGATCTCACGCCGGCGGTCATCCACACGTCGTATCTGATCAATCTCGCAAGCGAAGATGCGAATGCCGCTAAGAACTCGCTGCGCTTGCTCGAGAACGATCTGGCCTTCGCGGCTGTGGGCGAGGTGGCGTACGTCAACACGCATCTCGGCTCGTACGGCGAGGGCGACCGCAAAGCCGGATTCATGCGCGTCTGCAAAGCGCTCGAGAAAGCGCTTGCCGGCATTAAGCCCGGCGTGATGCTCGTGCTGGAGAACTCTGCGGGAGCCGGGCAGCTCTGCGGCGGGACGCTCGAAGAGCTCGGTGAGTTCGTGCGCACGCTCGATCATCCGCAGCTCGGAGTCTGTTTGGATACGGCGCATTCTTGGGCGGCTGGCTACGCCATCAACACCAAGGACGGCGTCGACCAGTTTTTCGCGCAAGCCGACAGCGAGATCGGCATGGACCGGATACCGATGTTCCACTTCAACGATACGCAAATTCCGCTGGGCGGTCATCGCGACCGGCATTGGCACATCGGCGAAGGAAACATCGGGTTCGACGGCTTTCGCGCGCTGCTCATGCATCCCGAAGTTCGTGAGAAGACGGCGATTCTCGAAACACCGGGCGAAGAAGCCGATGACGCGCGCAACATGCAAACGATCCAAGCCATCCTCAAAGGCGCCACTCTGTCATCCCGAGCGTAG
- the gcvPA gene encoding aminomethyl-transferring glycine dehydrogenase subunit GcvPA yields the protein MSYTPHTPSDIRAMLEAVGAKDLAELVKVPDDVALRAKLELSPALSESEIACKFTALAARNDAPNYASFLGAGVYRHYVPPVIGALAMRGEFLTAYTPYQAEVSQGYLQAIYEWQTYICLLTGMDLANASVYDGATALAEGAIMAVNATGRQALLVSKAVHPNYRAVLGTYCDGLEVEIDELEYLPSGTTDFTNLNDKLAGGKYAAVIVQSPNFFGAIDTFPKNTADAVKIGVVAEPLSLAVLSTPRDWGADICVGEAQSFGIAAAYGGPHVGFIACTKEHMRRIPGRLVGRTVDNAGRNAYVLTLQAREQHIRRERATSNICTNQAHCALIATIYLAAMGATGLRDCALENLRLAQATRKAMLDVPDVTARFSGATFNEFVIRVPGSAAETLEALRRKRVLGGLDLGRFYPELDDCILTTATELTTQADIDALQAGLRSVVPTLRKKELAAAR from the coding sequence GTGAGCTACACCCCGCACACGCCTTCGGATATACGAGCGATGCTCGAGGCGGTCGGCGCAAAAGATCTCGCGGAGCTGGTAAAAGTCCCCGACGACGTCGCGCTTCGCGCGAAACTCGAGCTCTCGCCGGCGCTTTCCGAGAGCGAGATTGCATGCAAATTCACGGCGCTTGCAGCACGCAACGACGCGCCGAACTATGCGAGCTTCCTCGGAGCCGGCGTCTACCGTCATTATGTGCCGCCCGTCATCGGGGCGCTCGCGATGCGCGGCGAGTTTCTGACCGCGTATACGCCGTACCAAGCCGAAGTCTCGCAAGGCTACTTGCAAGCCATCTACGAGTGGCAGACCTATATCTGTCTGCTGACCGGAATGGATCTGGCGAACGCATCGGTCTACGACGGCGCTACCGCGCTTGCGGAAGGCGCGATCATGGCCGTCAATGCAACGGGCCGGCAAGCGTTGCTCGTTTCCAAAGCCGTTCACCCGAATTATCGTGCCGTGCTGGGGACGTATTGCGATGGCCTTGAAGTCGAAATCGACGAGCTCGAGTATCTTCCGAGCGGAACGACCGATTTCACGAATCTGAACGACAAGCTAGCCGGCGGCAAATATGCCGCCGTTATCGTGCAGTCGCCCAACTTCTTCGGCGCGATCGATACGTTCCCGAAGAATACTGCGGATGCGGTCAAGATCGGCGTCGTCGCGGAACCGCTTTCGCTCGCCGTCCTCTCTACGCCGCGCGACTGGGGCGCCGACATCTGCGTGGGCGAAGCGCAATCATTCGGCATCGCCGCGGCGTACGGCGGACCGCACGTCGGCTTCATCGCGTGTACAAAAGAACACATGCGGCGCATCCCCGGACGGCTCGTCGGCCGCACGGTCGACAACGCGGGCCGCAACGCGTACGTGCTGACGCTGCAGGCGCGCGAACAGCACATCCGGCGCGAGCGTGCCACCTCGAACATTTGCACGAATCAAGCCCACTGCGCGCTGATTGCAACGATCTATCTCGCCGCAATGGGCGCGACCGGTTTGCGAGACTGCGCACTCGAGAATCTTCGGCTTGCGCAGGCGACGCGCAAAGCGATGCTCGACGTACCCGATGTCACTGCGCGCTTCTCGGGTGCGACGTTCAACGAGTTCGTCATCCGCGTCCCGGGCAGCGCCGCCGAAACGCTCGAGGCGTTACGGCGTAAGCGCGTTTTGGGCGGCCTTGATCTCGGACGCTTCTATCCCGAGCTCGACGACTGCATTCTCACGACCGCAACCGAGCTCACGACGCAAGCTGACATCGATGCATTGCAGGCTGGTCTGCGCAGCGTTGTCCCAACCTTGAGAAAGAAAGAGCTTGCCGCAGCTCGCTGA
- a CDS encoding segregation/condensation protein A — MSVIPAQERACVVSFQNVFDGPLDLLLTLVKEQELDIATVPLAIVADQYFAYVSGMEELDIELVAEYLVIAATLVFLKSRSLLPPIPTEFVTDGDESPEMLEERLRQRLITYSKYREAGDELRRFLAEAQGHYYRDGGDSTSELRQRYAIVPDKLGLALMAALRSAKDDKRTIVRDRFTVAEQMQHVLATIRRDGTAMFSKLVTELDRSGIIVTFLAVLELIRRGRLGYDQPESFADIRLFTIASVPAVT, encoded by the coding sequence TTGAGTGTTATCCCGGCGCAAGAACGCGCTTGCGTAGTCAGCTTCCAAAACGTCTTTGACGGCCCGCTCGATCTCTTGTTGACGCTCGTCAAAGAACAAGAGCTCGACATCGCGACCGTTCCTTTGGCAATTGTCGCCGATCAGTACTTCGCGTACGTCTCGGGGATGGAAGAGCTGGACATCGAGCTGGTCGCCGAGTACCTCGTTATCGCCGCGACGCTCGTCTTTCTCAAGTCGCGCTCGCTCTTGCCGCCGATCCCGACAGAATTCGTCACCGACGGCGACGAGTCACCCGAGATGCTTGAAGAGCGTCTGCGTCAGCGGCTCATCACGTACTCGAAGTATCGCGAAGCCGGCGACGAGCTGCGGCGCTTTCTCGCCGAAGCGCAAGGCCACTACTATCGCGACGGTGGCGATTCGACGAGCGAGCTGCGCCAGCGCTATGCCATCGTCCCCGACAAGCTCGGTCTCGCGCTGATGGCGGCGCTGCGTTCGGCCAAGGACGACAAACGCACGATCGTGCGCGATCGCTTCACGGTCGCCGAGCAGATGCAACACGTGCTCGCGACGATACGCCGCGACGGCACGGCGATGTTTTCGAAGCTGGTTACGGAACTCGACCGCTCCGGGATCATCGTAACGTTCTTGGCTGTGCTCGAACTCATTCGGCGCGGCCGCCTCGGGTACGACCAGCCCGAAAGTTTCGCGGACATTCGACTCTTCACGATCGCTTCCGTACCGGCGGTTACCTAG
- the scpB gene encoding SMC-Scp complex subunit ScpB, whose translation MQTELIETGELRRQIEALLFVASEALSIKKIAHLCEAEEMDVTTALAEIEGDYAERGIVVRKIAGGYRFATAPSTRQVVETYLLPPKTTLSPAALESLAIVAYNEHLEGMPTTKADIESVRGVSADSVVQTLIERGFIEESGRKEVPGRPILYKTTPEFLEAFGLLSLDELPKIDFGSQVPELSLPIRSPEPSPT comes from the coding sequence ATGCAAACTGAACTCATTGAAACCGGCGAGCTGCGCCGGCAAATCGAAGCCCTCTTATTCGTCGCGTCCGAAGCGCTCTCGATCAAGAAGATCGCGCACTTATGCGAAGCGGAAGAGATGGATGTAACGACGGCGCTTGCGGAGATCGAAGGCGATTACGCCGAGCGCGGAATCGTCGTGCGGAAAATTGCAGGCGGCTATCGTTTCGCAACCGCACCCTCGACGCGTCAAGTCGTTGAGACATATTTGCTGCCGCCGAAAACGACGCTCTCGCCTGCGGCGCTCGAGTCGCTTGCTATCGTTGCCTACAACGAACACCTCGAAGGCATGCCGACGACCAAAGCCGACATCGAGTCGGTTCGCGGCGTCAGCGCCGACTCGGTTGTGCAGACGTTGATTGAACGCGGCTTCATTGAGGAAAGCGGGCGCAAAGAAGTGCCTGGTCGCCCGATTCTTTACAAAACCACGCCTGAGTTCTTGGAGGCCTTTGGCCTCCTTTCGCTGGACGAGTTACCGAAGATCGATTTTGGGTCCCAGGTACCGGAGCTCTCTCTTCCGATACGCAGTCCCGAACCTTCGCCAACATAG
- the gcvPB gene encoding aminomethyl-transferring glycine dehydrogenase subunit GcvPB, whose amino-acid sequence MPQLADALDAPLIFEQGQSGRANPYVPHHAENADAYLPREVLRCELPLPDNTELDVVRHFTRLSQRTFGIDIGFYPLGSCTMKYNPRINDAMANLPGLRDLHPFAPDELAQGALAVMWELERSLSSLFGMAAFSLNPAAGAHGELAALLISKAYFRKRGERERTTVIVPDTAHGTNPASAAMVGYKVVSLESDKRGRVDPETLRKVVGSDTAVCMMTNPNTLGLFEDRIKEIAEIVHAAGGLMYYDGANANALMGNARPGDMGFDLMHLNLHKTFSIPHGGGGAGAGPLGVAKHLVDFLPTPVVRERDGVFALDFDVPSTIGPMRSFWSNFAHMVRALAYVNANGAEGLTRVSQLAVLNANYIRAKIRDVIETPYDEPCRHEFVASAQTLKRETGVRALDIAKALLDRGYMAPTIYFPLLVPECLMIEPTETESKETLDEFIAVFRDIIAQAHANPQEILAAPQHTVVGRVDETKAAREPNLRWSDGSVA is encoded by the coding sequence TTGCCGCAGCTCGCTGATGCGCTCGACGCGCCCCTGATCTTCGAGCAAGGCCAATCCGGCCGCGCGAACCCGTACGTTCCGCATCACGCGGAAAATGCGGACGCATACTTGCCCCGCGAAGTCTTGCGTTGCGAACTCCCGCTACCCGACAACACCGAACTCGACGTCGTGCGCCACTTCACGCGGCTCTCGCAGCGCACGTTCGGCATCGACATCGGCTTCTATCCGCTCGGGTCGTGCACGATGAAGTACAACCCGCGCATCAACGACGCGATGGCGAACCTGCCGGGTCTGCGCGATCTGCACCCGTTTGCGCCCGACGAGCTGGCGCAAGGCGCGCTCGCCGTCATGTGGGAGCTCGAACGCAGCTTGAGCTCGTTATTCGGAATGGCCGCGTTCTCGCTCAATCCTGCGGCCGGCGCGCACGGTGAACTGGCTGCGCTGTTGATCTCGAAGGCCTATTTTCGCAAACGTGGCGAGCGCGAACGCACGACGGTGATCGTCCCCGACACCGCGCACGGCACGAATCCGGCCTCGGCTGCAATGGTCGGTTACAAAGTCGTCTCGCTCGAATCGGACAAGCGGGGGCGCGTCGATCCGGAAACGTTGCGCAAGGTCGTCGGATCCGATACGGCCGTGTGCATGATGACGAATCCGAACACGCTCGGTCTGTTCGAAGATCGTATCAAAGAGATTGCCGAGATCGTGCACGCTGCGGGCGGCCTCATGTACTACGACGGCGCCAACGCCAATGCGCTGATGGGGAACGCGCGCCCGGGCGACATGGGCTTCGATCTCATGCATCTCAACCTGCACAAGACGTTCTCGATTCCACACGGCGGCGGCGGTGCGGGTGCGGGTCCGCTGGGTGTCGCCAAGCACCTCGTCGATTTCTTGCCGACGCCGGTCGTGCGCGAGCGCGACGGCGTCTTCGCGCTCGACTTCGACGTGCCGTCGACGATCGGTCCGATGCGCTCGTTCTGGTCGAACTTCGCGCACATGGTCCGGGCGCTCGCGTACGTCAACGCGAACGGCGCCGAAGGGTTGACGCGCGTCTCGCAGCTGGCCGTCCTGAATGCGAACTACATTCGTGCCAAGATCCGCGACGTGATCGAGACGCCGTACGATGAGCCGTGCAGGCACGAGTTCGTCGCCAGCGCGCAGACGCTCAAGCGTGAAACCGGCGTGCGCGCACTCGACATCGCAAAAGCATTGCTCGATCGCGGCTACATGGCGCCGACGATTTATTTTCCTCTGCTCGTTCCCGAGTGTTTGATGATCGAGCCGACGGAAACCGAATCAAAAGAAACGTTGGATGAATTCATCGCCGTATTTCGCGACATCATCGCGCAAGCGCATGCAAATCCGCAAGAAATACTTGCTGCTCCGCAACACACCGTTGTTGGCCGCGTTGATGAAACGAAAGCAGCGCGCGAACCGAACCTTCGTTGGAGCGATGGTAGCGTAGCTTAG